The DNA window AGCAAGTTCTACAGCTGTCTCTGGGCAAAACATAGATGTATTAATTGAAAATATTGGGAAGGTTGTTAAAGGACATAGAGAACAGATCATTCAAATAATTACCTGTTTAATTGCTAAAGGACATATTTTATTAGAAGATAATCCAGGTTCTGGTAAAACCGTTTTGGCAAAAACTTTAGCATATTCACTTTCTGGTGAGAATGAGCATTCTGATTTTAAAAGAATTCAATTTACTCCAGATCTTTTACCTATGGACTTAATAGGAACACATTTATATGATGAAGGTAACAAAGATTTCATTTTCAAAAAAGGACCTTTATTCTCTAATATATTATTAGCAGATGAAATAAACAGAGCGTCACCAAAAGTTCAATCTGCACTGCTGGAATGTATGGCAGAAAACCAAATCTCAATTGGAGACCAAACCTACAAACTAGAAGATCTTTTTTTCGTAATTGCAACGCAAAACCCTATTGAAATGGAAGGAACTTATCCGCTACCAAACGCACAATTGGATCGCTTCTTTATGAAGATAAATTTTGGATATGTTACTGAAGAAGTCGAGCTTGAAATTTATAAAAAACAATTAGAAATCCAAAAATCACAGGATTCTGTCGAGGCAGTTTTAAATATGAAAGATGTATTAATGCTTAGAAGTCAAGCCGAAGAAGTACATGTAGCTGACGAAATTATTGTAGGCATTAACAATATTGTTCGAAATACTAGAGAGCACTCAGGAATTATTCTAGGTGCTTCAATTAGAGCCGGAATTATCCTTTTAAAATGTTTAAGAGCATATGCCGTAATTCATAAACGTAATTATGTAATTGAAGATGATTTAGCTTCATTAGCAAAACCAGTACTTCAACACAGACTTCTTTTTAAAAATCTTGGAGCCGAAACGAATGCTGTAAATAGTATCGTTAAATCTGAAATAGATCGTTTGTCTAGACTTAATTTAAGGAGGTAACTCGTGAAAATGGCAAGCAAAAAAACACATTTACTTTTAGGCTTTTTCTTTTTAGGATTCCTCTCTGTCTATGGTCAACGGATTGAAATTGACCGACTAGAACGTGACTTTAAAG is part of the Psychroserpens ponticola genome and encodes:
- a CDS encoding AAA family ATPase — translated: MNEDIENTNSDNLRYAPPMSEASSTAVSGQNIDVLIENIGKVVKGHREQIIQIITCLIAKGHILLEDNPGSGKTVLAKTLAYSLSGENEHSDFKRIQFTPDLLPMDLIGTHLYDEGNKDFIFKKGPLFSNILLADEINRASPKVQSALLECMAENQISIGDQTYKLEDLFFVIATQNPIEMEGTYPLPNAQLDRFFMKINFGYVTEEVELEIYKKQLEIQKSQDSVEAVLNMKDVLMLRSQAEEVHVADEIIVGINNIVRNTREHSGIILGASIRAGIILLKCLRAYAVIHKRNYVIEDDLASLAKPVLQHRLLFKNLGAETNAVNSIVKSEIDRLSRLNLRR